Below is a genomic region from Desulfobacter sp..
AGTCATTTCTTTAAATATCCAGAAGAGATCCGACGGATAATATACACCACAAATACCATTGAGGCTGTGCATCGACAGTTTCGAAAACTGACCAAAACAAAGGGATCGTTTCCTAACCAGGACAGCCTGTTAAAGCTGCTTTACATGGGGATCCAGAACGCCAGTAAGAAATGGACAATGCCGGTTCAAAACTGGTCACTGACAATTTCCCAGTTGGCAATTTTCTTTGAAGGCCGGCTGGATAAAGAGCTGGGAATTTGATAGGGATTTATTTACAGATGGAAAAGATGGTTCCAGGAACTCCGCTCCAGCAAAAGCCAACTCCTCCGACGTGGCAGATTGAAGGCCCATTCTCGGACCTGGCTTTTACTTCCGCTGGTGCCGAGACAGATCCGGGAACCGAAACCGTGACACAGAATTCTGAACATTCCTGGATTCTCAAGCATAAAATCAGGATCCACCTTGAACTCAAACTTCACAGGGACAACCTTGAAGAAATCGTAAGGGAGAGGACCATTGAAATTTCAAAATCCCATCACAAACTCCACCAGGAGATCAGCGAAAGAATTTGTGTTCAAAAAGCACTGATTGAGCAGCGGGCATATTTTCATCAGCTGTTTGAAAACTCTCCCCATGCAATCATGATCGTTGAGACC
It encodes:
- a CDS encoding PAS domain S-box protein gives rise to the protein MTQNSEHSWILKHKIRIHLELKLHRDNLEEIVRERTIEISKSHHKLHQEISERICVQKALIEQRAYFHQLFENSPHAIMIVETDGKIVEVNNKFETIFGYQA